In a genomic window of Demequina muriae:
- a CDS encoding ice-binding family protein has product MASTSLRTPLWLATALGLTAALLLGTGGPASAATVLDGPVDLGTAATYGVLATSEITNTGPSVVNGDVGLSPGTSITGFGGLPDGVVNGTVHQTDAEAAQAQDDATGAYGIAASLSPTQTGVGELNGLSLTPGVYTGGELSLAGAGILTLEGAADSVWVFQASSTLTIGGASQIVITGGANACNVFWQVGSSATIQGAADFQGTVLAAASVTAVTGASIEGRLIALNGAVTLDTNDITAPTGCPPPGTVSEVFAPTITSGAPTDATAGTAYEFTVTAEGTPTPTFTLSGELPAGLTFDEDTGVISGTPTSPGTSTFTVTAANGIAPETSETYTITVEAPAQDAAVTVAEDTDTGVVEGTELAVTGPVTPGLVPVAIALIAGGVALAIVSERRRVRVAAVRR; this is encoded by the coding sequence ATGGCCAGCACCTCCCTCCGCACCCCGCTGTGGCTTGCCACAGCCCTCGGCCTCACCGCCGCCCTCCTCCTCGGCACCGGTGGGCCGGCCTCGGCCGCCACCGTCCTCGACGGCCCCGTCGACTTGGGCACCGCCGCGACCTACGGCGTCCTGGCGACGAGCGAGATCACCAATACCGGGCCAAGCGTGGTCAACGGCGACGTCGGGCTCTCGCCCGGCACGTCAATCACCGGATTCGGGGGCCTTCCGGACGGCGTCGTCAACGGCACCGTGCACCAGACCGATGCTGAAGCCGCGCAGGCGCAGGACGATGCGACGGGTGCATACGGCATCGCAGCGTCGTTGTCGCCGACCCAGACCGGCGTCGGAGAGCTGAATGGTCTGAGCCTGACGCCGGGCGTCTACACCGGCGGCGAGCTCTCGCTTGCTGGGGCTGGCATTCTCACGCTCGAGGGCGCAGCCGATTCCGTGTGGGTGTTCCAGGCCTCATCGACGCTCACGATCGGCGGCGCGAGTCAGATCGTCATCACCGGCGGCGCGAACGCGTGCAACGTGTTCTGGCAGGTCGGCAGCTCCGCCACGATCCAGGGCGCCGCGGACTTCCAGGGCACCGTCCTCGCGGCCGCCTCCGTGACTGCGGTGACGGGCGCCTCGATCGAGGGCCGGCTGATCGCGCTGAATGGCGCGGTGACGCTGGACACCAACGACATCACGGCGCCGACGGGCTGCCCGCCTCCTGGCACCGTCTCCGAAGTCTTCGCTCCGACCATCACCTCAGGCGCACCGACCGATGCGACCGCCGGCACGGCCTACGAGTTCACTGTGACCGCGGAGGGGACCCCCACTCCCACCTTCACGCTCAGCGGTGAACTCCCCGCGGGTCTGACGTTCGATGAGGACACTGGCGTGATCTCCGGCACCCCCACATCACCGGGCACGAGCACGTTCACCGTGACCGCCGCGAATGGCATCGCTCCTGAGACCTCGGAGACTTACACCATCACCGTGGAGGCACCGGCTCAGGATGCGGCAGTCACCGTGGCCGAGGACACCGACACCGGCGTCGTCGAGGGCACGGAGCTGGCGGTCACCGGACCCGTGACGCCCGGCCTGGTGCCGGTCGCGATCGCTCTGATCGCTGGCGGCGTCGCCCTGGCGATCGTCAGCGAACGGCGGCGGGTGCGAGTCGCGGCGGTGCGCCGCTGA
- a CDS encoding putative bifunctional diguanylate cyclase/phosphodiesterase, whose translation MIAAIMLSPWEAFLAALPLASVAFLAVAAIAGEVKPILLVLAGAETRSLSTSAPFVLALIAVGGLGLAIVVQVVSSLTDDIVNRREFKKSLFNTAQYALSVLSAGIVYGLLTGQPTFGVPEPVTPGHVGALLIAGVAMVIVNWFLVAAVVALASGQPLTFVLRTDARNSFLTHLVLLSVGGIAADVASDGVGVLALLAAPVVAAHLFATVVARHAHDAAHDSLTGLGNRGQLDNALTRALRASQHTTTQGPGLVLLDLDHFKDFNDTLGHPVGDTILRDVAERLRNAVPEGGSVHRLGGDEFAVVVHGGLADSRRVARDLLAALDAPIRIESLELLVRSSAGVAVAPMHGTDGETLMKNSDIALYHAKLERDRISTYSPEYDVNTVERLQLLADLRSALDSQQLRVVYQPQVDLNSRRTVAVEALVRWDHPTRGTIAPDDFIPLAENSGLIFPVTHFVLDAALAQLARWREAGHQIRVAVNLSARHLSDVGLAQQIYEALARHQVPPSALVLEITETGILSDTVRADMVIRAVRGIGVEIAIDDYGTGNASLSYLKRLQIDELKVDRSFVSNIGSDHHDLIIVRSTIALALALDLRVVAEGIEDDATAEALAQLGGVIGQGYYLGSPASVDEISERLELERRSAPTARGAGR comes from the coding sequence GTGATCGCAGCGATCATGCTGAGCCCGTGGGAGGCGTTCCTCGCCGCCCTGCCGCTGGCCTCGGTCGCGTTCCTCGCGGTGGCGGCGATCGCGGGAGAGGTCAAGCCCATCCTGCTCGTGCTTGCGGGCGCGGAGACGAGGTCGCTGTCGACGTCGGCACCCTTCGTGCTCGCCCTGATCGCCGTGGGAGGGCTCGGCCTGGCGATCGTCGTGCAGGTGGTGTCGAGCCTCACCGATGACATCGTCAATCGTCGTGAGTTCAAGAAGTCACTCTTCAATACCGCGCAATACGCGCTGAGCGTCCTCTCCGCGGGGATCGTCTACGGGCTCCTCACCGGCCAGCCGACCTTTGGCGTGCCTGAGCCGGTGACGCCCGGACATGTCGGAGCGCTCCTGATCGCCGGCGTTGCGATGGTCATCGTCAACTGGTTCCTCGTCGCCGCGGTGGTCGCTCTCGCGTCCGGGCAGCCTCTGACATTCGTGCTGCGCACCGATGCGCGCAACTCCTTCCTCACTCACCTGGTGCTGCTCAGCGTGGGCGGCATCGCGGCCGACGTCGCGTCCGACGGCGTCGGCGTGCTGGCGCTCCTCGCCGCGCCGGTGGTCGCGGCGCACCTCTTCGCCACCGTGGTGGCACGGCACGCGCACGATGCGGCGCACGACTCTCTGACGGGTCTGGGCAACCGAGGCCAGCTCGACAACGCCCTCACGAGGGCGTTGCGCGCCTCACAGCACACCACCACCCAAGGGCCGGGACTGGTGCTCCTGGACCTGGATCACTTCAAGGACTTCAACGACACCCTGGGCCACCCGGTGGGCGACACGATCCTCCGGGACGTGGCCGAGCGGCTGCGCAACGCGGTGCCCGAAGGCGGATCCGTCCACCGCCTCGGCGGCGATGAGTTCGCAGTCGTCGTGCATGGCGGCCTCGCCGACTCGCGGCGCGTCGCGCGCGACCTGCTCGCGGCCTTGGACGCGCCGATCAGGATCGAGAGCCTCGAGCTGCTGGTGCGCTCGAGTGCCGGCGTCGCCGTGGCGCCCATGCACGGCACCGACGGCGAGACGCTGATGAAGAACTCCGACATCGCGCTGTACCACGCGAAGCTCGAGCGGGACCGGATCAGCACCTACTCGCCGGAGTACGACGTCAACACCGTCGAACGCCTCCAACTTCTCGCTGACCTGCGCTCCGCGCTCGACTCTCAGCAGCTGCGGGTGGTCTACCAGCCGCAGGTGGACCTGAACTCTCGCCGAACGGTCGCCGTCGAGGCGCTGGTGCGGTGGGATCACCCCACGCGCGGCACCATCGCGCCCGACGACTTCATCCCCCTTGCGGAGAACTCCGGACTGATCTTCCCGGTCACCCACTTCGTGCTCGACGCGGCGCTGGCGCAGCTCGCACGGTGGCGAGAGGCCGGGCACCAGATTCGCGTGGCGGTCAACCTGTCTGCCCGCCACCTCTCGGACGTGGGCCTGGCGCAGCAGATCTACGAGGCGCTGGCGCGTCACCAGGTGCCGCCCTCTGCGCTGGTGCTCGAGATCACGGAGACCGGGATCCTCTCCGACACGGTGCGCGCCGACATGGTGATCCGCGCCGTGCGGGGCATCGGCGTTGAGATCGCGATCGACGACTATGGGACCGGCAACGCCTCGCTGAGCTATCTCAAGCGCCTCCAGATCGACGAGCTCAAGGTCGACCGGTCATTCGTGAGCAACATCGGCTCCGACCACCATGACCTGATCATCGTGCGCTCCACCATCGCCCTCGCCCTCGCGCTCGACCTGCGCGTGGTCGCGGAGGGAATCGAGGACGACGCGACGGCTGAGGCGCTCGCCCAGCTGGGCGGAGTGATCGGCCAGGGCTACTACTTGGGCAGCCCCGCCTCGGTGGATGAGATCAGCGAGCGGCTCGAACTCGAGCGACGCTCGGCGCCCACTGCACGCGGCGCGGGTCGCTGA
- a CDS encoding DUF5317 domain-containing protein, translating into MLLLAVCVLVVVSPLLIGRWPAGLLLHRWRWPALVWVALALQVVIMQIDALHRIAPVMHILTYVAAGVFLWLNRAMPGALIVGLGALSNGVTIALNGGVLPARAGAVEAAGLGTDDAFANSAVVADPVLPWLGDNFAWPEPLPLANTFSVGDVLIVVGVIVAAWTGTRRIGAASTQAHERKAV; encoded by the coding sequence ATGCTGCTGCTCGCCGTCTGCGTGCTCGTCGTCGTGTCACCGCTGCTCATCGGGCGGTGGCCCGCAGGCCTGCTCCTGCACCGGTGGCGGTGGCCGGCCCTGGTGTGGGTGGCGCTGGCGCTGCAGGTGGTGATCATGCAGATCGACGCGCTGCACCGGATCGCCCCCGTGATGCACATCCTCACCTACGTGGCGGCGGGCGTGTTCCTGTGGCTGAATCGAGCCATGCCCGGCGCGCTCATCGTCGGCCTCGGCGCACTCTCGAACGGCGTCACGATCGCGCTCAACGGAGGCGTGCTCCCGGCCCGGGCGGGCGCCGTCGAGGCGGCGGGCCTCGGCACCGACGACGCCTTCGCGAACTCTGCGGTGGTGGCCGACCCCGTGCTGCCATGGCTGGGAGACAACTTCGCCTGGCCCGAGCCGCTGCCGCTGGCGAACACCTTCAGCGTCGGCGACGTGCTCATCGTCGTCGGCGTGATCGTCGCGGCGTGGACGGGGACCCGCCGCATCGGCGCGGCCTCGACGCAGGCCCACGAGCGCAAGGCGGTCTGA
- a CDS encoding gamma-glutamylcyclotransferase family protein, giving the protein MDLSPDIAADAPALDGGLDLPYLVYGTLRPGGSNAVLVDRHGGVHAGSLTLDGYAMYDAPAGYPYIVPRETAGAIALDVLVPPADAGARESLRADLDALEGFEVGGRLNHYERVAVSFPDPATGIARWGWLYVAGPGALIDGLAVIESGDWFAR; this is encoded by the coding sequence GTGGATCTCTCTCCCGACATCGCGGCCGACGCCCCCGCGCTCGATGGCGGCCTCGACCTGCCGTATCTCGTGTACGGCACCCTGCGGCCCGGCGGCTCCAACGCGGTGCTCGTGGATCGTCATGGCGGCGTGCACGCCGGATCGCTGACGCTCGACGGCTACGCAATGTACGACGCACCCGCGGGCTATCCCTACATCGTCCCGCGCGAGACCGCGGGCGCCATCGCTCTCGACGTCCTGGTCCCACCGGCCGATGCGGGGGCGCGGGAGTCCCTGCGCGCGGACCTCGACGCGCTCGAGGGCTTCGAGGTGGGTGGACGGCTCAACCACTACGAGCGGGTGGCCGTGAGCTTCCCTGACCCCGCCACCGGGATCGCGCGCTGGGGATGGCTGTATGTGGCGGGGCCCGGCGCACTGATCGACGGGCTCGCGGTGATCGAGTCAGGGGACTGGTTCGCGCGCTGA
- a CDS encoding peptidylprolyl isomerase: MIATLETTEGTIRIELMPNDAPTTVKNFVGLATGEKEWTDPETGKPSNEPFYNGLVFHRIIEGFMIQGGCPEGTGTGGPGYTFDDEIHANNQFSEPYLLAMANAGKRTNPITGKPSGTNGSQFFITLGQTPHLNQAHTIFGKVADDESRAVVDKIGATATDGRDRPLDDVMITAVTIS; this comes from the coding sequence ATGATCGCAACTCTTGAGACCACAGAAGGCACCATCCGCATCGAACTGATGCCGAACGATGCCCCCACCACCGTCAAGAACTTCGTCGGACTCGCCACGGGCGAGAAGGAGTGGACCGACCCCGAGACCGGCAAGCCCAGCAACGAGCCGTTCTACAACGGCCTGGTCTTCCACCGCATCATCGAGGGCTTCATGATCCAGGGCGGCTGCCCCGAGGGCACCGGCACCGGCGGCCCCGGCTACACGTTCGACGACGAGATTCACGCCAACAACCAGTTCTCCGAGCCGTACCTGCTCGCCATGGCCAACGCCGGCAAGCGCACCAACCCGATCACGGGCAAGCCCTCGGGCACCAACGGTTCGCAGTTCTTCATCACTCTCGGCCAGACCCCGCACCTCAACCAGGCCCACACCATCTTCGGCAAGGTTGCGGATGACGAGTCGCGTGCAGTAGTCGACAAGATCGGGGCCACCGCCACGGACGGCCGCGACCGTCCGCTCGACGACGTCATGATCACGGCCGTCACCATCTCCTAG
- a CDS encoding rhomboid family intramembrane serine protease: MTQPPDASAPPTCPRHPDRVAYVRCQRCERPACPECQRPAAVGVLCVDCLAQAKAQARPMRSRLGFTAASGPPLVTYVLVGLNVAVFLLAPMLIGDGWEGYLGLWPGASPELIAQYVNVGDEWYRWVTAGFVQFGFFHIAMNMVALWQLGNALEPAMGRVRFAALYFGSLLGSSAGVMLLASEGVHGGASGAIFGLLAAYGIVLKRLRLPYQSVLVIAAIFIGGPLVSEFIPALSFFAGLSWQGHLGGAVVGAIIMLAMFRGVDSRERAARAGALPGN; encoded by the coding sequence GTGACCCAGCCGCCTGACGCATCGGCCCCACCCACCTGCCCCCGGCACCCGGACCGCGTCGCGTACGTGCGCTGCCAGCGCTGCGAGCGGCCGGCGTGCCCGGAATGCCAGCGGCCGGCGGCGGTCGGGGTGCTGTGCGTGGACTGCCTCGCTCAGGCGAAGGCTCAGGCACGGCCGATGCGCTCGCGGCTGGGATTCACGGCGGCCTCGGGGCCGCCTCTGGTCACCTATGTGCTGGTCGGCCTGAACGTCGCGGTGTTCCTGCTCGCGCCGATGCTCATCGGCGATGGCTGGGAGGGCTACCTGGGCCTCTGGCCCGGAGCGAGCCCGGAGCTGATCGCTCAGTACGTCAACGTGGGCGACGAGTGGTACCGGTGGGTCACCGCTGGTTTCGTCCAGTTCGGCTTCTTCCACATCGCGATGAACATGGTCGCGCTCTGGCAGCTCGGCAACGCTCTCGAACCGGCGATGGGGCGCGTGCGCTTCGCCGCCCTGTACTTCGGCTCGCTCCTCGGTTCGTCGGCGGGCGTCATGCTGCTGGCCAGCGAGGGCGTCCACGGCGGCGCCTCCGGAGCGATATTCGGGCTGCTCGCCGCCTACGGCATCGTGCTCAAGCGCCTGCGGCTGCCGTATCAGTCGGTGCTCGTGATCGCCGCGATCTTCATCGGCGGCCCGCTGGTGTCCGAGTTCATCCCGGCGCTGTCGTTCTTCGCCGGTCTCTCATGGCAGGGTCACCTCGGCGGAGCGGTGGTCGGCGCGATCATCATGCTTGCGATGTTCCGCGGCGTCGACAGCCGTGAGCGCGCCGCGCGTGCCGGCGCCCTGCCCGGCAACTGA
- a CDS encoding cell division protein CrgA, which translates to MAVSKKRDKNVYKAPRNLGKPDDTDNPRWLLPTAVTLLIIGPAWIITYYISRAQYPLDIGDWNLLVGFAFMAAAMLLLTRWK; encoded by the coding sequence GTGGCCGTCTCGAAGAAGCGCGACAAGAACGTCTACAAGGCCCCCCGCAACCTGGGGAAGCCGGACGACACCGACAACCCCAGGTGGCTGCTGCCGACGGCGGTGACGCTGCTGATCATCGGCCCGGCGTGGATCATCACTTATTACATCTCGCGCGCCCAGTATCCGCTCGACATCGGGGACTGGAACCTGCTGGTGGGCTTCGCGTTCATGGCAGCGGCGATGCTGCTGCTCACGCGCTGGAAGTAG
- a CDS encoding class E sortase has product MTTDTEARDRADAPAPARSERRRLSAVGILGELFIAAGLLIALFVVWQLFYTDVQGERVQREAVEETEWVQPAIVAADTVQTIPDELKMRDTDPPEMTYPGYADEFAALMVPRWGEDYTKLIYEGVTRADVLDPLGIGHYPDTALPGETGNFAISAHRTTYGKPFVDIDQLAAGDALIVQTEEAWFVYTVESWDIVTPQDVQVIAPMPGEPGVEPDDRYITLTTCHPKFSAAERWVVHGRLDYWAPTGNGVPEELLEVAP; this is encoded by the coding sequence ATGACGACCGACACTGAGGCCCGCGATCGGGCGGATGCGCCCGCCCCCGCGCGGAGCGAGCGGCGCCGCCTGAGCGCGGTGGGCATCTTGGGCGAGCTGTTCATCGCGGCGGGCCTGCTCATTGCACTGTTCGTCGTGTGGCAGCTGTTCTACACCGACGTGCAGGGCGAGCGCGTGCAGCGCGAGGCCGTCGAGGAGACCGAGTGGGTGCAGCCGGCCATCGTCGCCGCCGACACGGTGCAGACCATCCCGGACGAGCTGAAGATGCGTGACACGGACCCGCCCGAGATGACGTATCCGGGATACGCCGACGAGTTCGCGGCGCTCATGGTGCCGCGCTGGGGCGAGGACTACACGAAGTTGATCTACGAGGGCGTGACGCGGGCCGACGTGCTCGACCCCCTCGGCATCGGCCACTACCCCGACACCGCTCTTCCCGGCGAGACCGGCAACTTCGCGATCTCCGCGCACCGCACCACGTATGGCAAGCCGTTCGTGGACATCGATCAGCTCGCGGCCGGCGACGCCCTGATCGTGCAGACGGAGGAGGCGTGGTTCGTGTACACGGTCGAGTCCTGGGACATCGTGACGCCGCAGGACGTCCAGGTGATCGCACCGATGCCGGGCGAGCCCGGCGTCGAGCCCGACGACCGCTACATCACGCTGACCACCTGCCACCCGAAGTTCTCCGCCGCCGAGCGGTGGGTCGTGCACGGTCGCCTGGACTACTGGGCCCCGACCGGGAACGGCGTTCCCGAAGAGCTGCTGGAGGTCGCGCCATGA
- a CDS encoding aminodeoxychorismate/anthranilate synthase component II has product MTRILVIDNYDSFVYTIVGYLRQMGAETVVVRNDALADADAIADYDGVLVSPGPGTPAEAGASNEVIRECARTGTPMLGICLGHQALAEVYGGVVSHAPELMHGKTSAVRHEGGSVLGGLASPFTATRYHSLAVETDTVSDELVVTAHTDNGIIMGLQHRELPLHGVQFHPESVLTEGGHRLLANWLEVCGMPDAEGRSAGLSPLVRQ; this is encoded by the coding sequence ATGACCCGCATCCTTGTGATCGACAACTACGACTCGTTCGTCTACACGATCGTCGGCTATCTGCGCCAGATGGGTGCGGAGACCGTGGTGGTGCGCAATGACGCCCTGGCCGATGCCGACGCGATCGCGGACTACGACGGCGTGCTGGTGTCCCCCGGCCCGGGCACCCCTGCCGAGGCCGGCGCCTCGAACGAGGTCATCCGCGAGTGCGCCCGCACGGGCACCCCGATGCTGGGCATCTGCCTGGGTCACCAAGCGCTCGCCGAGGTCTACGGCGGGGTGGTCTCTCACGCCCCCGAGCTGATGCACGGCAAGACCTCCGCTGTGAGGCACGAGGGCGGATCGGTGCTGGGCGGTCTCGCCTCGCCGTTCACCGCCACGCGCTATCACTCGCTCGCAGTCGAGACCGACACGGTCTCGGACGAGCTCGTCGTCACTGCCCACACGGACAACGGCATCATCATGGGCCTGCAGCACCGCGAGCTGCCGCTGCACGGCGTGCAGTTCCACCCCGAGTCGGTGCTCACCGAGGGCGGCCACCGCCTGCTGGCGAACTGGCTCGAGGTGTGCGGAATGCCCGATGCGGAGGGCCGTTCCGCCGGCCTGTCGCCCCTGGTCCGTCAGTAG
- a CDS encoding prenyltransferase: protein MIAAIVRASRPISWVNTAFPFAAAYLMTVREIDAVLVVGTLFFLVPYNLLMYGVNDVFDYESDLANPRKGGVEGDVIRDRAAAARIHRGILWASALTTVPPAIWLALQGDLAAAITLALVLFGVVAYSAPGLRFKERPFLDSLTSSLHFVGPLLYALVLADVSLADAGIWPVWAAFIAWGMASHAFGAVQDVRADREGGIGSIATVLGARATARLATVLYVAASALLLAMPWPGILAAVLPLAYAASTARFWTVTDATCEQANRGWRTFLWLNQPVGFLVTMLLIVSWNGWL from the coding sequence GTGATCGCCGCGATCGTCAGGGCCTCGCGCCCCATCAGCTGGGTGAACACCGCGTTCCCGTTCGCCGCGGCCTACCTGATGACCGTGCGCGAGATCGACGCGGTGCTCGTCGTCGGCACCCTGTTCTTCCTGGTCCCGTACAACCTCCTCATGTACGGCGTCAACGACGTCTTCGACTACGAGTCCGACCTCGCGAACCCGCGCAAGGGCGGCGTCGAGGGCGACGTGATCCGTGACCGGGCGGCCGCGGCCCGCATTCACCGGGGCATCCTGTGGGCGAGCGCCCTCACCACGGTCCCGCCCGCGATCTGGCTGGCGCTGCAGGGCGACCTCGCGGCGGCGATCACGCTGGCGCTCGTGCTGTTCGGTGTCGTCGCCTACTCGGCGCCCGGCCTGCGCTTCAAGGAACGCCCGTTCCTCGACTCCCTGACGTCGTCGCTCCACTTCGTGGGCCCGCTGCTGTACGCGCTGGTGCTCGCCGACGTCTCGCTCGCGGACGCCGGCATCTGGCCGGTGTGGGCGGCGTTCATCGCGTGGGGAATGGCAAGCCACGCGTTCGGCGCAGTCCAGGACGTCCGCGCGGACCGCGAGGGCGGCATCGGCTCGATCGCCACCGTGCTCGGCGCGCGCGCCACGGCCCGCCTGGCCACGGTGCTGTACGTCGCCGCATCGGCGCTGCTGCTCGCGATGCCATGGCCCGGCATCCTGGCCGCCGTGCTGCCGCTCGCGTATGCGGCGTCGACCGCCCGGTTCTGGACCGTCACCGACGCCACGTGCGAACAGGCGAACCGCGGATGGCGCACGTTCCTGTGGCTCAACCAGCCGGTGGGGTTCCTCGTGACGATGCTGCTGATCGTCTCGTGGAACGGCTGGCTCTAG
- a CDS encoding lycopene cyclase domain-containing protein, whose protein sequence is MTYVVLSVVALAIIAAATLPVLKRVDRRPLLLTALVLLVLTVVFDNIIVGVGLVAYDESLISGVLMPIAPVEDLAYAIGAVMLVPALWILFGRRRDGHAGAAASDESDREPQP, encoded by the coding sequence GTGACCTACGTGGTGCTCTCCGTGGTCGCCCTCGCCATCATCGCGGCCGCGACCCTGCCCGTCCTCAAGCGCGTCGATCGCCGGCCTCTCCTGCTGACCGCGCTGGTGCTGCTCGTGCTCACGGTGGTGTTCGACAACATCATCGTCGGCGTGGGGCTCGTGGCCTACGACGAGTCGCTCATCAGCGGCGTGCTGATGCCCATCGCTCCCGTCGAGGACCTCGCGTACGCGATCGGCGCCGTCATGCTGGTGCCCGCGCTGTGGATCCTGTTCGGACGGCGGCGCGACGGGCACGCTGGCGCCGCCGCCTCGGACGAGAGTGACCGGGAGCCGCAGCCGTGA
- a CDS encoding lycopene cyclase domain-containing protein, with protein sequence MTSWLYLGALTVSLLGLGTLDWRYRLALFVETRRTLATLASAVVVFLIWDLVGVGLGIFFRGDAPYMTGVLVAPEVPIEEVAFLTLLTYQTLLLWRAFSRARHARALQGGETS encoded by the coding sequence GTGACCTCCTGGCTCTACCTGGGTGCGCTCACCGTGAGCCTGCTGGGCCTCGGAACGCTGGACTGGCGCTACCGCCTCGCCCTGTTCGTGGAGACGCGCCGCACCCTGGCGACGCTCGCATCGGCCGTCGTGGTGTTCCTCATCTGGGACCTCGTCGGAGTGGGCCTCGGGATCTTCTTCCGGGGCGATGCGCCGTACATGACCGGCGTCCTGGTCGCGCCTGAGGTGCCCATCGAAGAGGTCGCGTTCCTCACGCTGCTGACCTACCAGACGCTGCTGCTGTGGCGCGCGTTCTCGCGTGCGCGGCATGCCCGAGCTCTCCAGGGAGGCGAAACGTCGTGA
- the crtI gene encoding phytoene desaturase family protein — MSGHVVVIGGGVSGLASAALLARGGADVTLVERHDRVGGRAGRLEVDGFTFDTGPSWYLMPEAFEHFFALLGRRVEDELDLIDLDPRYQVFFERDSAALADVLEVTASSETNRSRFDEMSPGDGQAIADYVDEATDLYRLALDRFLYTTFERPLSVADRSLLPRLGSLLPLLTRSLGSRIAGRVKDPRLRQLLGFHAVFLGSSPDRVPSLFSLMSHLDLRDGVRYPRGGLYAVMEALERVALAEGVTIRTGADVRRIVVEDGRAVGVTLADGETLRADAVVSSADMHHTETELLEEQHRARPEKSWRKVRPGVSALLVMAGVEGELPELKHHSLFFTQDWDANFEAIMERGEVPHPASVYVSRTTATDPSTAPAGHENLVMLVPFPAEPALGATPESREAMEQHAARYLDQVGAWAGVPDLRARTSIKAILTPSDFAESLSAFKGGALGLEHTLLQSAMFRPRNISSKVSHLLYAGASTAPGIGVPICLISAELVAKRLLGETSAHPLNTPLPAGYLARSRRRGALGDLARALGSSAAPRPASPQQAGS; from the coding sequence ATGAGCGGTCACGTAGTGGTCATCGGCGGCGGGGTGAGCGGGCTCGCGAGCGCCGCACTCCTCGCGCGCGGCGGAGCTGACGTCACCCTGGTGGAAAGACACGATCGCGTGGGCGGCCGCGCGGGCAGGCTCGAGGTCGACGGCTTCACGTTCGACACCGGGCCGTCCTGGTATCTGATGCCGGAGGCCTTCGAGCACTTCTTCGCGCTGCTGGGCCGTCGCGTCGAGGACGAGCTCGACCTCATCGACCTCGACCCGCGCTATCAGGTGTTCTTCGAGCGCGACAGCGCCGCGCTGGCGGACGTGCTCGAGGTCACGGCATCGTCCGAGACCAACCGCTCGCGGTTCGACGAGATGTCTCCCGGCGACGGCCAGGCCATCGCGGACTATGTGGACGAGGCCACGGACCTGTACCGGCTCGCTCTGGACAGGTTCCTCTACACGACCTTCGAGCGTCCGCTGTCGGTCGCCGATCGCTCCCTGCTGCCACGTCTGGGGTCGCTCCTCCCGCTGCTCACTAGGTCTCTCGGTTCTCGGATCGCAGGACGAGTGAAGGATCCCCGCCTCCGCCAGCTGCTCGGGTTCCACGCCGTGTTCCTCGGGTCCTCCCCGGATCGCGTGCCGTCGCTGTTCTCGCTCATGAGCCATCTCGACCTGCGCGACGGCGTCCGCTACCCGCGCGGTGGTCTCTACGCGGTCATGGAGGCCCTCGAACGGGTCGCGCTGGCGGAAGGCGTGACCATCCGCACCGGAGCCGACGTCCGTCGCATCGTGGTCGAGGACGGCCGGGCCGTGGGCGTCACTCTCGCCGACGGCGAGACGCTGCGGGCCGATGCGGTGGTCTCGTCAGCAGACATGCACCACACCGAGACGGAGCTCCTCGAGGAGCAGCACCGCGCCCGTCCCGAGAAGTCGTGGCGCAAGGTGAGGCCGGGCGTGAGCGCGCTGCTCGTGATGGCCGGCGTCGAAGGCGAGCTTCCGGAGCTGAAGCACCACTCGCTGTTCTTCACCCAGGACTGGGATGCCAACTTCGAGGCGATCATGGAGCGCGGCGAGGTGCCCCATCCCGCGTCTGTCTACGTGTCCCGCACCACGGCCACCGACCCCTCCACGGCGCCGGCCGGGCACGAGAACCTCGTGATGCTCGTGCCCTTCCCCGCCGAGCCGGCGCTCGGCGCCACCCCCGAGTCGCGGGAGGCCATGGAGCAGCACGCGGCCCGCTACCTCGACCAGGTGGGGGCGTGGGCCGGGGTGCCGGACTTGCGCGCCCGCACCTCGATCAAGGCGATCCTGACGCCCTCGGACTTCGCCGAGTCGCTGTCCGCCTTCAAGGGCGGCGCGCTCGGGCTGGAGCACACGCTGCTCCAGTCCGCCATGTTCCGCCCGCGCAACATCTCCAGCAAGGTGTCCCACCTGCTCTACGCCGGCGCATCGACCGCACCCGGCATCGGGGTGCCGATCTGCCTCATCTCGGCGGAGCTCGTCGCCAAGCGACTGCTCGGGGAGACCTCGGCGCACCCGTTGAACACGCCACTTCCGGCCGGCTACCTGGCCCGATCCCGCAGGCGCGGCGCCCTCGGCGACCTGGCGCGCGCGCTCGGGTCCTCCGCCGCGCCGCGTCCCGCATCGCCGCAGCAGGCGGGGTCGTGA